In Sphaerospermopsis torques-reginae ITEP-024, the genomic window TGAGGAAATTGATAACTGAGATCAATATCCGTCGCATCATAAAGTCGCACTGCCAAAATAGTACCGCCTATTTTTCGTGCTGCTTCTTTTTGAGTTTCCGAAACATACCAAGAAACATAAGCCCACTGGGGAGTGCGAGGTGTGAAGACAATGCTACTTTCTCCACTTATATCTGACAAACTAACAATTTCTGTGGTGTAAGTTTGCGCTTTTGAATCTGATGAGGAATCTTCTACAATATTCTCATCACTAGCTATGTTTGCTGTATCTGCATCTATCTCCAAGGCTGGATGATTAATAGTTTCTTCTGCCAAATCAGCCTTGATTTCAGCCTGATTTGCTAAGGTATTAAATGCTTCCTCTAACTCATTTGATAAATCAGATAGTGATTTTTTGATTTCATCTGTTATTGGAACTAAATCTGAACCTTCTGCTTCTGGTTTTAAGTCTAATAATTCTGATAGAGAAGTTAGAGAAGTTATAGATTCTGGATCAGAATTTGTTGTCGAAACAGGCGACAATTCCAATAGGGAAGTGTTAGAATCAGCATCCTCTGAATTTGCGGTAACACCCAGTGCTTCTGATAGGGAAATATTGGATTCTTGAGCAGACAATTCTGTGATATCATCTAATAATTCTGATAGGGAAATGGTGGAATTTTCCACAGGTGAATTTGCGGTAATACCAAGTGCTTCTGACAGAGAAATGCTGGCTTCTTTTGCAGATGATTCTGTGATATCATCTAATAATTCTGATAGGGAAATGGTGGAATTTTCCACAGGTGAACTTGCGGTAACACCCAGTGCTGCTGATAGGGGAATATTGGATTCTTGAGCAGATGATTCGGCTGGTTCTTCTAGTAATTCCAATAGAGAACTGGTTAACTCATCTGTTGGTAATTGTAAATTATTAAATGCCGTTTCTGGAAGATTTGTAACTGCGGGATAGGGAGTATTCACAACAGCTACTGGTGCTTCTGTATCCCATACCACTTCGCCACAATCTAAAGCAAATTTTTTATCTGTAACAGGTTTTGTTACCTTTGTTGTTGTGTTTGTGGATTTTGCCGTTACTATGTTTAAACTACCAGTTAAGGTTTCTGATTCAGTGACAGTGGAATTGTTTTCTGGCTGGGAGATGATTGAGTTTGTGTTTTGATGAGATTGTGATGTACCGTTAGTGAGTGTGGTGTGATTAACCGGGGTAGTAGTGCTGTATTCGTCAGGTATTGTGAGTATGGTTTCGGTAGTTGATGCACTACCATTTGATGTTTCTAATGAAGATATTTGTTTCTTTGCTGATTGTTGTTTTCTCTTTAACCACCAGGCAAAAAAGCCTCCTAAACCAACAATTGGTAATAAAGAAAAAACAATCAAAAATCCTGCATTTCTATTTGCCAAAGGATTGACAAACTGCTGATTCCCGGAATTATTTGTAGTAGGTAAAGATTCTGTTTGGAAAGAATTGACTACATTAGGATTTTCAGAGGATACAGTAGTATCTACAGTATCTACAGATTGAGCCGCTGGTGTGGAATTGGTTGCAGTTTCTAAAGTAAAACTTTGTAATGCACTGGCAGCGATCGCAGATGCTTCTGCATCTCTAGCTGTTGCGATCGCTTTCTTTCCTACAGATGCGGTAGTAAAACCCAAAAAACTAGCTACTGCCGGGCTAGGATTTTGCTTGTAAACATAAACCAAAGGCTGGGAAAAGGGATATTGAGATTCATCCGCTGTAAATCCCTGGATTTTGAGAGTTCGCACATTTGGTAATTTTGATACCTGATTAGCTCTCGCATAACTAATACCATCAGTGCCTAATTCTTTGACAATAAGGGCAGTTTTATCTTCAGCTATTTGTGTAGCGTTAGCACCAGTCCCAAATTCAGCAGATTTAAAGACGGGATAATTGCGAAAAGAATTACGAATATCGCCATTTAGGGGGCGATCAATAAACCGAATTTTACCAGGTGCGCCTCCTAGTTCTGACCAATCAGTAATTTCACCCCGAAAAATCTTGGCAAATTCTTCAATAGTCAAACCACCCTGGAAAGGATTGTTTGCACCAACAATAATAGCAATTTTTTCTCTGTGTAAGCGAATTTGTTCTAAACCTTGGGATTTTTCTTCTGGGGTTAGCCCACGAGCGATCGCTGCTATATCAATTTCACCATCTAGCAACGCTTTGAGTGCCGCATCAGTACCATTAACTCTAATTTCTACCTCTGTACCAGAAAACTGTTTCTCAAAGCTATCTTTTAGACTTTGGTTGATCATTACCAAACTCATTGAGCCATCAATCCGCACTTTAGTGCCATTTTCTACTGTTTGCGGTAATGGGAAAGTAGAAACATCAGTTGTTGATTCTGCTAGTACAGGCACTGATACCAAGACATTTGCTGCCAGTGGGGTGGTAGCTAAGGCCAGTGATAAGGCCAGATTAAGGATTATACTATCGTTTTTCTCTTGTTTCCACATACACACTTTATCAAGGTAAAATAAATAATCAAGCAGTCCAGTTATCAAAAAACGGTTTTTGAGGAGACGGGCTAATTATACATCCTTATTATCTTTATCCCCAGTAACTTCAGTTACCTAAAAAATTCTATTAAACTAAATACTACTGTGTGACTATTGTTGATTTTGGGAAATATTGCCCATCACAGCTTAAACCCAAAATAACTCAGGCTTTCATGGAAAGGGGTTTAGCACTGCTAAACCCCTACTATAGCCGTATACAGAGTAGTTAGGACATTTATTGTTAGCGCAGCAGGGTTTTACTCCAGCCTCTTGCCTTCGTTAACTTGCTGATATAGCGTTTCCCAGTCTAATGAAGTACACACCAATTTATTCCCTGTTCCCTGTTCCCTAAAACACAAAAACTTTGTACCTCACTAGCATGGGAATAGCTATATATGCTTTTCTAAATTTATTTTGTTTGTAGAAATTTGTCCATTTTCGCAGTTTCTTTTTTCTCCTCTGTTTTCTCTGAGGCAGATAATAAAGAGGTGTCAATCAAAGGTAAGATAATTTTCACAGTTGTACCTTGGTGTAAACCCAAACTCTCAAGGGTAATTTTTCCCCCCATGAGTTCGATTAAGTTACGGGAAATTGCTAATCCTAGTCCAGTACCTTCAAACTTGCGTGTAGTTGTTCCATCCACCATGACAAAGGGATGAAATAATTTATGTTGTTGGTCTGGATCAATACCTATACCTGTATCTTGCACCGCAACAATAACATGAGATTTACCACTTTGCTGCTGAATCTTGGTACTGATGATAATGCTACCTTTATCGGTGAATTTTGTCGCATTACCAATAATATTAATTAGCACTTGTTTGAGTTTAACCTCATCTGCCTTAACTGGAATGATTTCATTACCTATATCACATTTTAATTGCAGTCCCTTTTGTTGGATATTCACTGATTGTAAATTAATTACTTCTAATAATAATTGACGCAATTCTAAAGGAGTAATTACTACCGATAGTTTGCCTGCTTCAATTTTAGAAATATCGAGTAAATCATTAATAATACCTAATAAATGAATAGCTGTATCATCGGCTCGCTTGAGAAATTCTAATTCTTCTTCTCGATCATCACATAAACCATCTCTCACTAAACGCACACAGTTAATAATAATATTCAATGGATTCCGCAATTCATGGGAAGTTGTGGCTAAAAACTGACTTTTAACAACATTAGCTGATTTGGCTTCTTTCCAAGCTATTTCTAATTCTTCCGCCCATGCTTTGAGTCGTTCTACCATTTGATCTAATGCTTGAGCAAGTTGATTAAATTCCTTAATTTTAAAGTTACGGGGTATGGGTTGTACGGCATGGTGACTATGAATATTTAAAGCGTAATCTCTGAGTTCTTCCACAGGACCTGCTAAATAGGGTGCTAAATAGAAAGATGCTAACAAACTCGCACCTATTAAACCAACTGTTAAGACAATAAGAATAAGTTTGATTTCATCTAAACCTAGCAGTGCATCTTGAACACTAACGACAGCTAAAATAATCCATTTTTGTTGTTGCTGTTGTGTAATAGGATTAGGAATTGCTGTATACCCTGCAACTGATTCATTACCGTCGCTAAAATTAAAATTTAGGGAATCATTATTTCCCTTAATGGCATTTTTAATTACAGTTTGTAGTTGTTGAGAGTCTGAGTATTTTTTAATATTAGTTCCTATTGTTTCCGGTGATGGATGTGCCAAAATATTCCCATCTTCAGTGATAACTACCAAAGAACCGATTAAAGAACCTTGCTGATTTTCAATTTGTCGGTGCAATGTAGTTTTGATAATTAAGGCGTAAGCTAAATTTCCTCGTTGGTTATAAACTGGGGCTGATAAAAGCAATTGTAATTGATTTTCTGGCTCACGTTTGCCAGTTGTTCCTGGTTTCGGTGGGGAAATTAATGTAATTTGGATTTCATCATTTGTAAATGACAATGGCTGTTCAATAATGGTCTGATCACCACAGCTACTAGCAATAATCTGATTTTTGCGAGTGTTTTTTTGCAGATGTTTGAGTTGAATACAATCAATCTTATTCGGTAATTGCTGGGCTAATTTGGTGATGAATTTTTCAGCTTGAGTAGCTGAACCTGACTGAATTACTTTTGTCTGACTAGCACTGAGTAAATTTGTCTTTAATGTGGCGATCGCATCAGTTATTTTTTCACCTTTATTAATAGCACTGTCTGTTAAGTTTTGCCGTGCAGTGTTCAAAAGGCTGGAACGTGCCTTATTGAGTGCTGCCATTTCCCCAATTAATAAAACTGGGACAAATACCAGCAATATCCTGGTTACTAAAATTCGTCTAAAGGAAGATTGACGGTACTTAGCCATCGCTTGTCTCACTCCGTATCTGCAAACCACAAGAATAAAAATATGTCATTAGATGGGATAAATGAGACATTTTTGAACGAATATAGGAGGCATGGAACAGAAGGCAGAAGGCAGAAGACAGAAGGCTATTTTTGTCATGGGAATTTATACCCCGCTGCAACAACTTTTCGCATGAAAAGGCGAGGGGTTAAACCCAATTGTTTCAATAATGTGATAAAAATCTGATTATAACTTGTTAAAAATATCAAATTGTAATTTTGGAAAAACAAACTAGATATACCAAATTTTGGAAATGGTATATGTAGTAAAGATGGGTGTGGCATATTGTTATCAAGGTAAAATTGATCAAACATGGTGCAACATCCTCCTCAGTAGTTTTGTCCATGAGTGCAGATGGCAAGCAAGATAGCTGAGTTTGTGCGCTCGTCTGCTCGGTTTAGCTCAAGGGTTGATCAGGCACACCTGGAAAAACAAATTGCCATCTCTGATGCCGTTTTATTTGGTGCGGGTACTCTTTGTGCCTACGGTACAACACTTACTGTCTCGCATCCAACACTGCTGCAACAGAGAAAAACAGAAAATAAATCTCTCCAGCCGATTCATATAGTGCTTTCAAGTTCTGGAAACCTGAATCCGGATATTAAATTCTTTCCACAACCAGTTCAACCCTGGTTACTGACAACTACAGCAGGGGCGAATTTTTAGCAAGGATCATAAGGATGATTAAGTAAGTTATACAAAATAAATTTTATAGTTAGGAGAGGGAACTGGTGACTGGTGACTGGTGATACAATTTTGGATTTTGGATTTTGGATTTTGGATTGTATTTCATGAATCCAATCTAAAATCTAAAATCTAAAATCTAAAATTCTCCTGCCTTCTGCTGTAATCAAAATAGATATTCACAACCACACGATGGTAAAACCACTCAAATCTAACTATTCTGTAGTTTGGACTCATAAAATTGCCGAAGTTCCTCAAACAGCCTGGGATGCTTTGGCTATGCCACTAAAAACTCCGTTTTTAGAATGGGATTGGTTGAATAATATGGAAACCTCCCATAGTGCTACAGCTAACGCTGGTTGGTTGCCAAATCACCTGACTTTATGGCGAGATAGAACATTAATTGCTGCTGCTCCACTTTATCTTAAAGGGCATAGTCAGGGGGAATTTGTTTTTGATCATCAATGGGCTGATTTAGCTTATCGTATTGGTGTAGAATATTACCCCAAAATGTTGGGAATGTCGCCATTTACCCCGGCTGAAGGCTATCGCTTTTTAATTGCTCCTGGTGAAGATGAAGCAGAAATTACGGCAATGATGGTACATGAAATTGATGCTTTTTGCATCCAAAATAATATTTCTGGCTGTCATTTTCTGTATGTTGATCCCCAATGGCGGCCTGTGTTGGAAAAACAAGGTTTCACGGCTTGGTTACACCATAGCTATATTTGGGAAAATGCTGATTTTCACGGTTTTGATGATTATTTAAAAGTATTCAATGCTAATCAAAGGCGGAATATTAAAAGAGAACGTAAGGCAGTAGAAAAGGCTGGTTTACGACTGCAAGCTGTCACTGGTGAAGAAATTCCTAAGTCGCTGTTTCCGTTAATGTATGAATTTTATGCAGATACCTGTGATAAGTTTGGTTGGTGGGGTAGTAAGTATCTGACCAAGCGATTTTTTGAAAGTTTATATCATAATTATCGTCATCGGGTGGTATTTTTCGCTGCTTATAATGATGCAGACCAGCGTCAACCTGTGGGGATGTCTTTTTGTCTATTTAAGGATGATAAACTATATGGACGCTATTGGGGAAGTTTTCAAGAAATAGATTGCTTACATTTTGATGCTTGTTATTATGCACCGATTGAGTGGGCGATCGCTCACGGTATCCAAACTTTTGATCCCGGTGCGGGGGGAAGACATAAGAAACGGCGCGGTTTTCCAGCTAAACCTAATCACAGTCTACACCGATTTTACAATAATCGTTTAGGACAAATCCTGCGTCCTTACATTCTAGAAGTGAATCAAATGGAAGAGGAGGAAATGAAGGCGATTAATGCAGAGTTACCTTTTAGTCAAAATAATCGTTAAAAAATCAGGTTAAAGAATTACACTGGAAATGTAATGTAAAAAAACTCTGGCAATAATTTCTTTTTTTAGCATGACTATGGATTTAATACTTGATGATTTAACCGCCATTGATGATAAACTTTCCCAACGTCATATTGATCTTGATCCCAATGGCTATTTCATTATTTACATTGACCGCAATGAACGGTTAATTTATGCCAAACATTTTACAAATATAATTGATGAACGTGGTTTGGCTGTAGATCCAGAAACTGGTAAGGTGATTCCGGCACGGGGTAAGGTGGAAAGAACTCACACAACCGTATTTAGCGGCCGCACTGCTAAAGAATTATGTGTGAAGATTTTTGAAGAAACTCAACCCTGTCCTGTGACTTTTTTAGACCATGCTGCTTATTTGGGAAGGGAATTTGTTCGCGCTGAAATTGCTTTAGTGACAGGTCAGGAATACGTGCAAGATTAAGAATAGTTATTAGTTATCAGTGATCAGGATAACTGATCACTGATCAAAAAATTAAGCCATCATTATGAACTAAAAATCAAATTCTTCGTCAAGGAAAATATCAGTATTTGTAGAGGTAAAGTTATGTCATCACAACCGCTGCGGTATTTATTTTTAAGTG contains:
- a CDS encoding GNAT family N-acetyltransferase encodes the protein MVKPLKSNYSVVWTHKIAEVPQTAWDALAMPLKTPFLEWDWLNNMETSHSATANAGWLPNHLTLWRDRTLIAAAPLYLKGHSQGEFVFDHQWADLAYRIGVEYYPKMLGMSPFTPAEGYRFLIAPGEDEAEITAMMVHEIDAFCIQNNISGCHFLYVDPQWRPVLEKQGFTAWLHHSYIWENADFHGFDDYLKVFNANQRRNIKRERKAVEKAGLRLQAVTGEEIPKSLFPLMYEFYADTCDKFGWWGSKYLTKRFFESLYHNYRHRVVFFAAYNDADQRQPVGMSFCLFKDDKLYGRYWGSFQEIDCLHFDACYYAPIEWAIAHGIQTFDPGAGGRHKKRRGFPAKPNHSLHRFYNNRLGQILRPYILEVNQMEEEEMKAINAELPFSQNNR
- a CDS encoding DUF4346 domain-containing protein — encoded protein: MDLILDDLTAIDDKLSQRHIDLDPNGYFIIYIDRNERLIYAKHFTNIIDERGLAVDPETGKVIPARGKVERTHTTVFSGRTAKELCVKIFEETQPCPVTFLDHAAYLGREFVRAEIALVTGQEYVQD
- a CDS encoding sensor histidine kinase is translated as MAKYRQSSFRRILVTRILLVFVPVLLIGEMAALNKARSSLLNTARQNLTDSAINKGEKITDAIATLKTNLLSASQTKVIQSGSATQAEKFITKLAQQLPNKIDCIQLKHLQKNTRKNQIIASSCGDQTIIEQPLSFTNDEIQITLISPPKPGTTGKREPENQLQLLLSAPVYNQRGNLAYALIIKTTLHRQIENQQGSLIGSLVVITEDGNILAHPSPETIGTNIKKYSDSQQLQTVIKNAIKGNNDSLNFNFSDGNESVAGYTAIPNPITQQQQQKWIILAVVSVQDALLGLDEIKLILIVLTVGLIGASLLASFYLAPYLAGPVEELRDYALNIHSHHAVQPIPRNFKIKEFNQLAQALDQMVERLKAWAEELEIAWKEAKSANVVKSQFLATTSHELRNPLNIIINCVRLVRDGLCDDREEELEFLKRADDTAIHLLGIINDLLDISKIEAGKLSVVITPLELRQLLLEVINLQSVNIQQKGLQLKCDIGNEIIPVKADEVKLKQVLINIIGNATKFTDKGSIIISTKIQQQSGKSHVIVAVQDTGIGIDPDQQHKLFHPFVMVDGTTTRKFEGTGLGLAISRNLIELMGGKITLESLGLHQGTTVKIILPLIDTSLLSASEKTEEKKETAKMDKFLQTK
- a CDS encoding substrate-binding domain-containing protein — protein: MWKQEKNDSIILNLALSLALATTPLAANVLVSVPVLAESTTDVSTFPLPQTVENGTKVRIDGSMSLVMINQSLKDSFEKQFSGTEVEIRVNGTDAALKALLDGEIDIAAIARGLTPEEKSQGLEQIRLHREKIAIIVGANNPFQGGLTIEEFAKIFRGEITDWSELGGAPGKIRFIDRPLNGDIRNSFRNYPVFKSAEFGTGANATQIAEDKTALIVKELGTDGISYARANQVSKLPNVRTLKIQGFTADESQYPFSQPLVYVYKQNPSPAVASFLGFTTASVGKKAIATARDAEASAIAASALQSFTLETATNSTPAAQSVDTVDTTVSSENPNVVNSFQTESLPTTNNSGNQQFVNPLANRNAGFLIVFSLLPIVGLGGFFAWWLKRKQQSAKKQISSLETSNGSASTTETILTIPDEYSTTTPVNHTTLTNGTSQSHQNTNSIISQPENNSTVTESETLTGSLNIVTAKSTNTTTKVTKPVTDKKFALDCGEVVWDTEAPVAVVNTPYPAVTNLPETAFNNLQLPTDELTSSLLELLEEPAESSAQESNIPLSAALGVTASSPVENSTISLSELLDDITESSAKEASISLSEALGITANSPVENSTISLSELLDDITELSAQESNISLSEALGVTANSEDADSNTSLLELSPVSTTNSDPESITSLTSLSELLDLKPEAEGSDLVPITDEIKKSLSDLSNELEEAFNTLANQAEIKADLAEETINHPALEIDADTANIASDENIVEDSSSDSKAQTYTTEIVSLSDISGESSIVFTPRTPQWAYVSWYVSETQKEAARKIGGTILAVRLYDATDIDLSYQFPQLVQQYECEEVICDCYVAIPTSNRDYMTEIGYVTNNNDWLCLARSSKIRIFSRPGTDFWFVADTELVIHGSTEPGATVTIDGHKIQLHSDGTFHLRVPFSDRLFNYLMTATTDDGEHSITILKKFFQESSESS